One window from the genome of Streptomyces sp. NBC_00091 encodes:
- a CDS encoding tyrosine-type recombinase/integrase yields the protein MIHSQTIREILKETVAFMRLTDATGRPLVFTPQDFRRMFITDASRTGLPPHIAQVIAGHADINTTMGYNAVYPTETIEAHRAFIASRRTLRPAQEYRTPTDAEWEDFLGHFERRKLSVGTCARAYGTACIHEHACVRCSLLRPDPAQRGRLVEIRDNLLDRIAEAEREGWLGEIEGLRVSLAGAESKIGQIGAAA from the coding sequence GTGATCCACTCCCAGACCATCCGGGAGATCCTCAAAGAGACCGTCGCCTTCATGCGGCTGACCGATGCCACCGGCCGCCCATTGGTCTTCACGCCGCAGGACTTCCGCCGGATGTTCATCACCGACGCCAGCCGCACCGGCCTGCCACCCCACATCGCCCAGGTGATCGCCGGCCACGCCGACATCAACACCACCATGGGCTACAACGCCGTCTACCCCACCGAGACCATCGAGGCCCACCGGGCCTTCATCGCCAGCCGCCGTACCCTGCGCCCGGCCCAGGAGTACCGCACCCCGACCGACGCCGAGTGGGAGGACTTCCTCGGCCACTTCGAACGCCGCAAGCTCTCCGTGGGCACCTGCGCCCGCGCCTACGGCACGGCCTGTATCCACGAGCACGCCTGCGTCCGCTGCTCACTCCTACGCCCCGATCCCGCTCAGCGCGGCCGGCTGGTGGAGATCCGCGACAACCTGCTCGACCGGATCGCCGAGGCTGAGCGGGAGGGCTGGCTCGGCGAGATCGAGGGGCTCAGGGTCAGCCTCGCCGGCGCCGAATCCAAGATCGGCCAGATCGGTGCGGCGGCATAG
- a CDS encoding glutaredoxin domain-containing protein, which translates to MMRAWILPMLLVVCGSTVATGLAFRGSPGTTVALLLMFVLLAGVNSPLIFPRSIGALEAQRRSAVDGRPVVYWRSGCKYCLRLRIRLGRSARQLHWVDIWRDPAGAAVVRAANDGNETVPTVFVAGQPNVNPDPEWVREQLARSA; encoded by the coding sequence ATGATGCGCGCTTGGATCTTGCCGATGCTGCTTGTGGTCTGTGGCTCAACCGTTGCGACCGGACTGGCCTTCAGGGGAAGCCCCGGCACAACCGTAGCACTCCTGCTGATGTTTGTGCTGCTCGCAGGCGTGAACTCGCCTCTGATCTTCCCGAGGTCGATCGGTGCGCTGGAAGCACAACGCCGCAGCGCGGTCGACGGCCGACCGGTCGTCTACTGGCGGTCGGGCTGCAAGTACTGCCTCCGACTGCGCATCCGGTTGGGCCGTAGCGCCCGCCAGTTGCATTGGGTCGACATCTGGCGTGACCCGGCTGGAGCGGCAGTGGTGAGGGCGGCCAACGACGGCAATGAGACCGTGCCGACTGTCTTCGTGGCGGGCCAGCCCAACGTCAACCCCGATCCGGAATGGGTGCGCGAACAGCTCGCCCGTTCCGCGTGA
- a CDS encoding heavy metal-responsive transcriptional regulator — protein sequence MRIGDLAARTGLTTKTLRFYEDSGLLPAPPRTPGGYRDYPEHTVARLGFVRDAQRAGLTLAEIRSVLALRDAGHAPCTHVTGLIHEHLDDINRRMAELAATRDVLRTLAARATTTDPAACAADDICTILTPTRP from the coding sequence ATGCGCATCGGCGACCTCGCCGCCCGCACCGGGCTGACGACCAAGACCCTCCGCTTCTACGAGGACAGCGGCTTGCTGCCGGCGCCGCCGCGTACTCCCGGCGGCTACCGCGACTACCCCGAGCACACGGTGGCGCGGCTCGGCTTCGTCCGCGACGCCCAGCGGGCCGGCCTCACCCTCGCCGAGATCCGCTCGGTCCTCGCCCTGCGTGACGCCGGCCACGCCCCCTGCACCCACGTCACCGGCCTCATTCACGAGCACCTGGACGACATCAACCGGCGCATGGCCGAGCTCGCCGCCACCCGCGACGTACTACGCACCCTGGCGGCCCGCGCCACCACCACCGACCCCGCCGCCTGCGCCGCGGACGACATCTGCACCATCCTCACCCCCACACGGCCATAA
- a CDS encoding alkylmercury lyase family protein, whose protein sequence is MASCPNAQPALERVTTVLDGREAQVELVEVADEAEAARLGMCGSPTILVDGTDPFAQPGATPSLSCRLYRDAGGTVSGVPDEAALHQALAGTSDCCTPTTPEALEVLNVVGRAGRGRRAPAERGLRAVHQQVLRHFAATGTAPGARTLQPVAAEAGRNATAVLTELAAEDFLTLDEAGNIRAAYPFSAAPTRHRVRLEGGTEVWSMCAIDALGVPAMLEQDAVISSTDPVTGDPITVTFTDGTVRWEPASTVVFVGQRPGGGPAASACCDALNFFTNTDNARTWTGRHPDVPGRVVHQPEAEHIGRQTFGPLLAP, encoded by the coding sequence GTGGCCAGCTGCCCGAACGCGCAGCCCGCGCTGGAGCGGGTCACCACGGTGCTGGACGGACGAGAGGCGCAGGTCGAACTGGTCGAGGTGGCTGACGAGGCCGAGGCTGCCCGGCTGGGGATGTGCGGGTCGCCGACGATCCTGGTCGACGGCACCGACCCGTTCGCACAGCCCGGGGCGACACCGAGCCTGTCGTGCCGCCTGTACCGGGACGCCGGCGGCACCGTGTCCGGCGTCCCTGACGAGGCCGCCCTGCACCAGGCCCTCGCCGGGACCTCGGACTGCTGCACCCCCACGACGCCGGAGGCGCTGGAGGTGCTGAATGTGGTCGGCAGGGCCGGCCGCGGGCGCCGTGCCCCAGCCGAGCGCGGCCTGCGCGCGGTGCACCAGCAGGTCCTGCGCCACTTCGCAGCCACCGGAACCGCTCCCGGCGCGCGGACGCTTCAGCCGGTGGCGGCCGAGGCCGGACGGAACGCCACCGCAGTGCTCACCGAGCTTGCGGCGGAGGACTTCCTCACCCTGGACGAGGCCGGGAACATCCGTGCCGCGTACCCCTTCTCCGCCGCCCCCACCCGCCACAGGGTCCGCCTCGAAGGCGGTACGGAGGTGTGGTCGATGTGCGCCATCGACGCCCTGGGCGTTCCCGCGATGCTCGAGCAGGACGCCGTCATCTCCTCCACCGACCCGGTGACCGGCGACCCCATCACCGTGACCTTCACCGATGGCACCGTGCGGTGGGAACCGGCGAGCACGGTGGTCTTCGTCGGGCAGCGTCCCGGAGGCGGCCCCGCGGCCTCCGCCTGCTGCGACGCGCTGAACTTCTTCACCAACACCGACAACGCCCGCACCTGGACGGGCCGGCACCCAGACGTTCCCGGCCGCGTCGTCCACCAGCCGGAGGCCGAGCACATCGGCAGGCAGACCTTCGGCCCGCTCCTAGCCCCTTGA
- a CDS encoding helix-turn-helix transcriptional regulator, with product MGQLDLEDLDLDLAVVLHALGDPVRLALVRRMAEDGESACSPDGVDAPRSTLSNHWRILREAGITQTRRAGKARLMTLRRADLDARFPGLLAAVLAAGDRTH from the coding sequence GTGGGACAGCTCGACCTTGAGGACTTGGACTTGGACCTGGCTGTGGTGCTGCACGCCTTGGGCGATCCGGTTCGGTTGGCACTGGTCCGCCGGATGGCCGAGGACGGCGAAAGTGCGTGCAGCCCTGACGGCGTGGACGCGCCCAGATCGACGCTGTCCAATCATTGGCGGATCCTGCGCGAAGCCGGAATCACCCAGACCCGCCGAGCGGGAAAGGCTCGCCTGATGACTCTGCGCCGCGCCGATCTCGATGCCCGCTTCCCGGGACTCCTCGCCGCTGTCTTGGCCGCCGGAGACCGAACTCACTGA
- a CDS encoding DUF6461 domain-containing protein, giving the protein MNTATAADYGWIRSSSSLFMFALEAGYTMTLVRGVLPEEVFRLARAEPGEVCQGLHALIQRHLELLDESDDWPESFLTGAFTVPGPRPDWTVILEFGGELGMRSGFMEPLSNGTRAVSHSSNGGKPMDFFHWYENGELRTTFEWPGDRTGRTPDDLNPLMREVGLDPSGDEDPEVDRKAAVLALTERLTGVRLTEDLLRDAEYLTAEVPEEPSEEWPAVVDITNTCGEQTYVERREDQF; this is encoded by the coding sequence ATGAACACAGCCACCGCAGCCGACTACGGCTGGATACGGTCCTCGTCCTCCCTGTTCATGTTCGCTCTGGAGGCCGGCTACACCATGACGCTGGTCCGGGGAGTTCTGCCCGAGGAGGTGTTCAGGCTGGCGCGCGCCGAGCCCGGCGAGGTGTGCCAGGGACTCCACGCACTGATCCAGCGGCACCTGGAGCTGCTGGACGAATCCGACGACTGGCCCGAGTCCTTCCTTACCGGAGCGTTCACGGTTCCGGGTCCGAGGCCCGACTGGACCGTGATCCTGGAGTTCGGTGGCGAGCTGGGCATGCGGTCCGGCTTCATGGAGCCCCTCTCGAACGGCACGCGGGCGGTCTCGCATTCCAGCAACGGCGGCAAGCCCATGGACTTCTTCCACTGGTACGAGAACGGGGAGTTGCGCACCACCTTCGAATGGCCCGGCGACAGGACCGGCAGGACGCCCGATGATCTGAACCCGCTGATGCGCGAGGTCGGCCTCGACCCCTCGGGCGACGAGGATCCGGAGGTCGACCGCAAGGCCGCAGTGCTCGCGCTGACCGAACGCCTCACCGGCGTACGGCTCACGGAGGACCTGCTGCGAGACGCCGAGTACCTTACGGCCGAGGTCCCCGAGGAGCCCAGCGAGGAGTGGCCGGCCGTCGTCGACATCACGAACACCTGCGGCGAGCAGACATACGTCGAGCGGCGCGAGGACCAGTTCTGA
- a CDS encoding GNAT family N-acetyltransferase, which produces MPATLRPLDAEHFPAWLERCRAEYAKELVALGQTSEDAYRQADETMAHSFPSGTPTPDHAVFDVVDDAGVAVGYLWIGPDRSDDAGAWWVWDIAIDADKRGRGLGRMAMLLGEEYARARGAHTLGLSVAGFNTGARGLYESLGYETTSVKMRKKLG; this is translated from the coding sequence ATGCCTGCGACCCTCCGTCCTCTGGACGCCGAGCACTTCCCCGCCTGGCTCGAACGCTGTCGAGCCGAGTACGCCAAGGAGCTCGTTGCTCTGGGGCAGACGTCCGAGGACGCCTACCGGCAGGCGGACGAGACCATGGCGCACTCCTTTCCGTCCGGGACACCGACCCCGGATCACGCGGTCTTCGACGTGGTCGACGATGCCGGGGTAGCTGTCGGCTACCTCTGGATCGGACCGGACAGGAGTGACGACGCCGGTGCCTGGTGGGTCTGGGACATTGCGATCGACGCCGACAAGCGTGGTCGGGGCCTTGGCCGAATGGCCATGCTCCTCGGCGAGGAATACGCCCGGGCGCGGGGCGCTCATACTCTGGGTCTCAGCGTCGCCGGGTTCAACACCGGCGCACGTGGCCTTTACGAGTCGCTCGGCTACGAGACGACCTCGGTGAAGATGCGCAAGAAACTCGGCTGA
- a CDS encoding TetR/AcrR family transcriptional regulator has translation MSVQERKQRERVERERLIVATARELAEQQGWDAVTTRRLAERIEYSQPVLYSHFRGKREIIGAVALEGAAEMAAALRAATSAADGPRTRVTALARTYLEFAARNPAVYDAMFELDGGLAFAHEDTPEPLKDAFAALLESLGEVAGDGVHPGLFTEVFWAALHGLATLTRAGRLPPEDAERRVELLVDRLAMV, from the coding sequence ATGTCGGTACAGGAACGCAAGCAGCGCGAACGGGTGGAGCGCGAGCGCCTCATCGTGGCGACAGCCCGCGAACTCGCCGAGCAGCAGGGCTGGGACGCGGTCACCACCCGCAGGCTCGCCGAGCGCATCGAATACAGCCAGCCCGTCCTCTACAGCCACTTCCGCGGCAAGCGCGAGATCATCGGCGCCGTCGCCCTCGAGGGCGCCGCCGAGATGGCCGCGGCGCTGCGGGCCGCGACCTCCGCCGCGGACGGACCTCGCACCCGGGTCACTGCCCTCGCCCGCACCTACCTCGAGTTCGCCGCACGCAACCCGGCGGTCTACGACGCCATGTTCGAGCTCGACGGCGGCCTGGCCTTCGCGCACGAGGACACCCCGGAGCCGCTGAAGGACGCCTTCGCCGCCCTGCTGGAGAGCCTCGGCGAGGTCGCCGGGGACGGCGTCCACCCGGGACTGTTCACCGAGGTGTTCTGGGCGGCCCTGCACGGGCTGGCCACCCTGACCCGTGCGGGACGGCTGCCGCCGGAGGACGCCGAGCGGAGGGTGGAGCTGCTGGTGGACCGGCTCGCCATGGTCTGA
- a CDS encoding DUF1772 domain-containing protein, with the protein MLNALEVFTTVVVGVMVGVEFSVAFVINPILNALPDDSGQLGRAHGGRMLGAVMPVWYITSLILVAVWAIAGWHHHGTSLVVTAGALLILSVIMSVLLLVPINNRSKTWTPDNRPADWKQQMNRWDRLHYVRVAVIIAAFALLVAALV; encoded by the coding sequence ATGCTCAACGCACTCGAGGTGTTCACCACCGTGGTCGTCGGCGTGATGGTGGGGGTGGAGTTCTCCGTCGCCTTCGTCATCAACCCGATCCTCAACGCGCTCCCCGACGACAGCGGCCAACTCGGCCGCGCCCACGGGGGCCGGATGCTCGGCGCCGTCATGCCGGTCTGGTACATCACCTCGCTCATCCTCGTCGCGGTCTGGGCCATCGCCGGATGGCACCACCACGGCACCAGCCTCGTCGTCACCGCCGGCGCGCTGCTGATCCTCAGCGTGATCATGTCGGTCCTGCTGCTCGTCCCGATCAACAACCGGAGCAAGACGTGGACTCCTGACAACCGGCCCGCCGACTGGAAGCAGCAGATGAACCGCTGGGACCGCCTCCACTACGTCCGCGTCGCCGTCATCATCGCCGCCTTCGCCCTGCTGGTCGCCGCCCTCGTCTGA
- a CDS encoding restriction endonuclease — translation MELGAEGIRQRLVIVQKKLNRGLAGLRVHDETVARVPKSDVLELDRVRFEVALLRDVETLGILLNQLVGAARESLGDLTSLDLRSVRRKEEAERLLLALDGPAFEDSPLWDMTKEFAATFTYASDPLLRAGGGRFFGPTALFIQQYAQHAGLVRVLHRELRSRWHSLWQVVKEALDGSVLDEPAGLPMDQVDTLHHQAFEQLIADLLDRDGYRIVRSGGGSGDQGVDVLAVDPLGNHLAVQCKHFAAGNGRVGQPVVQHLVGGAHPPRTLPIVVTNGQFVGGAKVWAMESDRARLIDRQALKLWSEDGETLGVVMRAAGTA, via the coding sequence ATGGAGTTGGGCGCGGAGGGCATCCGTCAGCGGTTGGTGATCGTCCAGAAGAAGTTGAACCGTGGCCTCGCCGGCCTCCGGGTGCACGACGAGACCGTCGCCCGCGTGCCGAAGTCCGATGTGCTGGAGCTTGACCGGGTGAGGTTCGAGGTCGCCCTCCTGCGCGATGTCGAGACGCTCGGGATCCTGCTCAACCAGCTCGTTGGCGCCGCTCGTGAGTCCCTCGGAGACCTCACGTCGCTGGACCTGCGGTCGGTGCGCCGCAAGGAGGAGGCCGAGCGGCTGCTCCTCGCGTTGGACGGCCCGGCCTTCGAGGATTCGCCGCTGTGGGACATGACGAAGGAATTCGCCGCCACGTTCACGTACGCGTCCGACCCCTTGCTGAGGGCCGGGGGAGGTCGTTTCTTTGGTCCGACGGCTCTTTTCATCCAGCAGTACGCCCAGCATGCGGGGCTTGTTCGGGTTCTTCACCGGGAACTGCGGAGCCGGTGGCATTCGCTGTGGCAGGTGGTGAAGGAAGCCCTGGACGGGTCGGTCCTGGACGAGCCGGCGGGGCTTCCGATGGACCAGGTCGACACCCTGCACCACCAGGCGTTCGAGCAGCTCATCGCGGATCTCCTGGACCGCGACGGGTATCGGATCGTGCGGTCCGGCGGCGGTTCCGGTGACCAGGGGGTCGATGTCCTCGCTGTCGACCCGCTCGGCAACCACCTCGCCGTCCAGTGCAAGCACTTCGCCGCGGGCAACGGGCGCGTCGGGCAGCCGGTCGTGCAGCACCTCGTGGGCGGAGCCCATCCTCCCCGGACCTTGCCCATCGTCGTAACGAACGGCCAGTTCGTCGGCGGCGCGAAGGTGTGGGCCATGGAGAGCGACAGGGCCCGGCTGATCGACCGGCAGGCGCTCAAGCTGTGGAGCGAGGACGGGGAGACGCTGGGCGTCGTCATGCGAGCCGCGGGTACGGCGTAG
- a CDS encoding antibiotic biosynthesis monooxygenase, translated as MFAVIYRWRLQQGKEEQFGAAWHRMTDAIHRSCGSYGSRLHQADDGTWLAYARWPDAATRERCQGADPEALELMRASIAESFPEIRCAIVDDLLAEPGR; from the coding sequence ATGTTCGCAGTGATCTATCGATGGCGGTTGCAGCAGGGGAAGGAGGAGCAGTTCGGGGCTGCCTGGCACCGCATGACCGACGCCATCCACCGAAGCTGCGGCAGCTACGGGTCACGGCTGCACCAGGCCGACGACGGCACCTGGCTGGCCTACGCGCGTTGGCCCGACGCCGCCACCCGGGAGCGGTGTCAGGGAGCCGACCCCGAGGCGCTCGAACTGATGCGCGCGTCGATCGCGGAGTCCTTCCCGGAAATCCGCTGTGCGATAGTCGACGATCTGCTGGCGGAGCCCGGTCGCTGA
- a CDS encoding luciferase family protein, whose product MLTLTPRSGAAPYVFGPAPHGQGSQISPIMLQEELWERMRALPYVYMAPTRVSVPHARALFLPEGIGTGPAEAFQSGREWAHIHPHHDGSLHLTLPPEAEDEVIAAGWGVHHPVQSVTLVYGPRTAAELETVWKIIQLSYRYAVGAS is encoded by the coding sequence ATGCTCACCCTGACTCCCCGCAGCGGCGCAGCCCCGTATGTCTTCGGCCCGGCCCCGCACGGTCAGGGCTCCCAGATCTCCCCGATCATGCTGCAGGAAGAACTGTGGGAACGGATGCGCGCGTTGCCCTACGTATACATGGCCCCCACGCGCGTCTCGGTCCCGCACGCCCGCGCGCTCTTCCTGCCCGAGGGCATCGGCACGGGCCCCGCCGAGGCCTTCCAGAGCGGTAGGGAGTGGGCCCACATCCATCCCCACCACGACGGCTCGCTCCACCTCACCCTCCCGCCGGAGGCCGAGGACGAGGTCATCGCCGCGGGCTGGGGCGTGCACCACCCGGTCCAGTCGGTGACCCTCGTCTACGGGCCCAGGACCGCAGCGGAGTTGGAGACGGTCTGGAAGATCATCCAGCTGTCGTACCGGTACGCGGTCGGCGCGAGCTGA
- a CDS encoding helix-turn-helix transcriptional regulator encodes MAAPRVLGGGRGSALGPGHRAVSTARALADRLTPQELQVVRLAAEGRSSREVAALLFLSRRTVEHHLFKAYPKLGIRSRTKLARLDLD; translated from the coding sequence GTGGCAGCGCCTCGTGTCCTGGGCGGAGGCCGGGGGTCAGCCCTGGGCCCGGGCCATCGCGCCGTCTCGACCGCCCGCGCGCTTGCCGACCGCCTGACTCCGCAGGAGTTGCAGGTGGTCCGGCTGGCGGCCGAGGGCCGCAGCAGCCGCGAGGTCGCCGCGCTGCTCTTCCTGAGCCGGCGCACGGTCGAGCACCACCTCTTCAAGGCCTACCCCAAGCTCGGCATCCGCTCGCGCACCAAACTCGCCCGCCTCGACCTGGACTGA
- a CDS encoding dihydrofolate reductase family protein, whose amino-acid sequence MRSVTYSMGVSLDGYIVGPDGDFDWTDPDEELLRFVTDEIRGVDVYVLGRRLYETMLYWETADQDPSLDDSMLEWAAVWNPLPKVVFSTTLSAVQGNARLASGGLTEEIERLRAEPGAGDIAIGGATLAAEAAALGLIDEYRARVYPVLVGGGIPFFPHRERRVYLELLETRTFSSGVVYLHYRVAR is encoded by the coding sequence ATGCGCAGCGTGACCTATTCGATGGGCGTCTCACTTGACGGCTACATCGTCGGGCCGGACGGCGACTTCGACTGGACGGATCCCGACGAGGAGCTCTTGCGCTTCGTCACCGACGAGATTCGAGGGGTCGACGTCTACGTGTTGGGACGGCGCCTGTACGAGACGATGCTGTACTGGGAGACCGCCGACCAGGATCCATCGCTCGACGACTCGATGCTGGAGTGGGCCGCGGTCTGGAATCCGCTCCCCAAGGTGGTGTTCTCCACCACTCTGTCCGCGGTCCAGGGCAATGCCCGCCTGGCTTCCGGCGGCCTGACGGAGGAGATCGAACGGTTGCGGGCCGAGCCGGGCGCGGGCGACATCGCGATCGGCGGCGCGACTCTCGCCGCCGAGGCGGCCGCGTTGGGTCTGATCGACGAGTACCGGGCCAGGGTCTACCCGGTGCTGGTCGGCGGCGGCATTCCGTTCTTTCCCCACCGCGAGCGCCGGGTGTATCTCGAACTCCTCGAGACCCGCACCTTCAGCTCAGGGGTCGTCTACCTCCACTACCGCGTGGCGCGCTAG
- a CDS encoding RidA family protein: MTKSGRRFGIAAVVAALVATMITVAGPQGASAQDQARRGWDHFGFGVPWEGSYGYSQAIRAGDTVYISGQLSHDAAGNLVGVGDFEKQVRTSFDNMDKVLAHYRIPRSQIISMKIYTKDLRKNFDTAARLHKEYVGNHRTTDTILGVSDLAFADQLVEIEAVALVSPRS, from the coding sequence ATGACCAAGTCAGGGCGCAGGTTCGGCATCGCCGCTGTAGTGGCTGCGTTGGTGGCCACGATGATCACCGTTGCGGGACCGCAGGGAGCCAGCGCGCAGGACCAGGCGCGCCGCGGCTGGGACCACTTCGGGTTCGGGGTGCCGTGGGAGGGGTCCTACGGCTACTCGCAGGCCATCAGGGCCGGGGACACGGTCTACATCTCGGGGCAGCTGTCGCATGACGCGGCCGGGAACCTGGTGGGCGTCGGCGACTTCGAGAAGCAGGTCCGCACGTCGTTCGACAACATGGACAAGGTGCTCGCGCACTACCGGATCCCGCGCAGCCAGATCATCAGCATGAAGATCTACACCAAGGACCTGCGCAAGAACTTCGACACGGCCGCGCGGTTGCACAAGGAGTACGTCGGCAACCACCGCACGACCGACACCATCCTCGGCGTCTCCGACCTGGCGTTCGCCGACCAGCTGGTGGAGATCGAGGCCGTCGCGCTGGTGTCGCCGCGCTCCTGA
- a CDS encoding RNA polymerase sigma-70 factor: MSDDDGRRPDPATEAFVAHRNLLFTVAYEMLGSAVDAEDVLQETWLRWVRVDLDTVREQRAYLVRITTRQALARLRALGRRKESYVGPWLPEPLLTVPDVAEDIELAESMSMAMMLVLETLAPIERAVFVLREVFDLRYDEIAEAVDKTPAAVRQIAHRARSHVAARRPRGVVSAAATRAALGAFQRALETGDLQGLLDLLAPDVVALGDGGGIKQAMPRPVVGADKVARALAAGVAVFGPQVTVEPTQVNGHPALIMRIDGEIDMVVAMRIDDGLITGLYTVRNPEKLTHMERETVVSR; this comes from the coding sequence ATGAGCGACGACGACGGCCGACGCCCCGACCCCGCCACCGAGGCGTTCGTCGCCCACCGCAACCTGCTCTTCACCGTTGCCTACGAGATGCTCGGCTCGGCGGTGGACGCGGAGGACGTCCTCCAGGAGACATGGCTGCGCTGGGTTCGCGTCGATCTCGACACGGTCCGGGAGCAGCGCGCGTACCTGGTCCGGATCACCACCCGGCAGGCGCTCGCCCGGCTGCGTGCGCTGGGCCGGCGCAAGGAGTCGTACGTGGGCCCCTGGCTGCCCGAGCCGCTGCTCACCGTGCCGGACGTGGCTGAGGACATCGAGCTGGCCGAGAGCATGTCGATGGCGATGATGCTGGTCCTCGAGACGCTCGCGCCGATCGAGCGGGCGGTGTTCGTCCTGCGCGAGGTGTTCGACCTCCGGTACGACGAGATCGCGGAGGCCGTCGACAAGACGCCGGCCGCGGTCCGCCAGATCGCCCATCGGGCCCGGTCGCACGTCGCCGCGCGCCGACCCCGCGGTGTCGTTTCCGCGGCCGCGACCCGGGCCGCGCTCGGGGCCTTCCAACGGGCGCTGGAGACGGGCGATCTGCAGGGCCTGCTCGACCTCCTCGCGCCGGACGTCGTCGCCCTGGGCGACGGCGGCGGCATCAAGCAGGCCATGCCGCGGCCCGTCGTGGGAGCCGACAAGGTGGCCCGCGCGCTGGCCGCCGGCGTCGCGGTGTTCGGCCCCCAGGTGACGGTGGAGCCGACACAGGTCAACGGCCACCCGGCTCTGATCATGCGGATCGACGGGGAGATCGACATGGTCGTGGCCATGCGGATCGACGACGGTCTCATCACCGGGCTCTACACCGTGCGCAACCCCGAGAAGCTGACGCACATGGAGCGCGAGACCGTGGTGAGCCGCTGA
- a CDS encoding NADP-dependent oxidoreductase, producing the protein MTMKTARIHEYGDASVIRYDDVPLPQPAFGEVLIRVAATSFNPTEAALRAGLLRTFFPLEFPYTLGWDVAGTVTGIAPGAEGFAVGDRVIGRLDSAGGAAEYVRAPAATLVAAPASIPLADAAALPVAGLTAWQAVFEHGLVTTGQRVLVNGAGGGVGGFVTQLAKHAGATVTATASARSAALVRRHGADRVVDYTARPVGAALDGQVDTLLNLVPLSPPDAAALASSVRPGGRIVSIATPVEPPAGAGVTAMHMVARNDAAHLAALVELVDAGVVTVDISESRPLTDLAEVHLLSEAGRTRGKVLIIP; encoded by the coding sequence ATGACGATGAAGACAGCACGTATCCACGAGTACGGCGATGCATCCGTGATCCGCTACGACGACGTTCCGCTCCCTCAGCCCGCCTTCGGCGAGGTGCTCATCCGTGTCGCAGCGACCTCGTTCAATCCCACCGAGGCCGCGTTGCGTGCCGGACTGCTGCGGACGTTCTTCCCCTTGGAGTTCCCGTACACCCTCGGATGGGACGTCGCCGGCACGGTGACCGGGATCGCCCCGGGCGCAGAGGGGTTCGCTGTCGGCGACAGGGTCATCGGGCGGCTGGACAGCGCGGGCGGGGCCGCCGAGTACGTACGGGCCCCCGCCGCCACCCTGGTCGCGGCGCCGGCCTCCATCCCCCTCGCGGACGCCGCGGCTCTTCCCGTGGCCGGCCTGACGGCATGGCAGGCGGTCTTCGAGCACGGGCTGGTGACCACCGGCCAACGGGTACTGGTCAACGGCGCAGGTGGAGGCGTAGGCGGCTTCGTGACCCAGCTCGCCAAGCACGCCGGCGCGACGGTGACGGCCACGGCCAGCGCTCGCAGCGCAGCACTGGTCCGGCGGCACGGGGCGGACCGAGTGGTCGACTACACCGCCCGCCCGGTCGGTGCCGCTCTGGACGGTCAGGTGGACACCCTGCTCAATCTGGTCCCGCTGAGCCCGCCGGACGCCGCGGCTCTGGCGTCTTCGGTGCGGCCGGGCGGGCGGATCGTCTCCATCGCGACCCCGGTCGAGCCGCCCGCCGGCGCAGGGGTGACCGCGATGCACATGGTCGCCCGCAACGATGCGGCGCATCTGGCGGCGCTCGTGGAACTCGTCGACGCGGGCGTGGTCACCGTCGACATCAGCGAGTCACGCCCGCTCACCGACCTCGCGGAGGTCCACCTCCTCAGCGAAGCCGGCCGGACCCGGGGCAAGGTCCTGATCATTCCCTGA